One part of the Lotus japonicus ecotype B-129 chromosome 2, LjGifu_v1.2 genome encodes these proteins:
- the LOC130738552 gene encoding F-box/LRR-repeat protein At4g14103-like isoform X2 — protein MVDRISILPDTILSHILSFLSTKEAVATSVLSKTWYPQWRSVSTLDFEDLNYSRFLHSVYRVILARDHNQPIHKFRLRFIARHDIDATDIYVWVNAAVQRRVHHLELSILYQFHLTRFINLSAIFTCRTLVILKLNGLFLKPCSFSSIDLPLVKVLHLECVPFAERGVFGQLLYGCPVLEDIKTKSIVFINQITDRKFGILPKLVRADISMYNTNFLLVEAVKNVEFLRIHEMEHMHHRHDGGGKDPFVFPEFPNLTHIELIYNCYVYDWSQAVGLLKHCPKLQVLVINQLHIGEGLEDKEELVRARKSFPYVRKCNLLCLQKVYLNDYRGGKGKAEQGEDQ, from the exons ATGGTAGACAGAATTAGCATCTTACCAGATACAATCCTCAGTCACATTCTCTCATTTCTCTCAACAAAAGAAGCAGTTGCCACAAGCGTTCTCTCAAAAACATGGTACCCACAGTGGCGTTCAGTCTCCACTCTCGACTTCGAAGATCTCAACTATTCCCGATTTCTCCACTCGGTTTACAGAGTCATCCTCGCCAGAGATCACAACCAACCCATCCATAAATTCCGCCTCAGATTCATCGCTCGTCATGATATCGATGCTACTGATATCTACGTATGGGTTAATGCTGCGGTTCAACGCAGAGTTCACCACCTTGAACTTTCCATCCTCTATCAATTTCACCTTACACGATTCATCAACTTGTCTGCCATTTTCACTTGCAGAACTCTTGTGATTCTCAAGCTGAATGGGTTGTTTTTGAAACCGTGTTCGTTTTCCAGTATTGATCTTCCCTTGGTTAAAGTTCTGCATCTAGAATGTGTGCCTTTCGCGGAACGGGGAGTTTTCGGCCAGCTTCTTTATGGATGTCCTGTTCTTGAGGATATCAAAACAAAGAGTATAGTTTTTATTAACCAAATCACTGATAGGAAGTTTGGAATTTTACCTAAGTTGGTCAGAGCAGATATTTCAATGTACAATACTAATTTTTTACTCGTGGAGGCGGTTAAAAATGTCGAGTTTTTGCGAATACATGAG ATGGAGCATATGCACCACCGGCATGATGGCGGAGGTAAAGACCCCTTCGTTTTCCCAGAGTTTCCCAATTTGACCCATATTGAACTTATCTACAACTGCTATGTTTATGACTGGTCGCAGGCGGTGGGGTTGCTCAAGCATTGTCCCAAACTTCAAGTTCTTGTCATTAACCAG TTACATATAGGTGAGGGACTCGAAGACAAGGAAGAATTAGTACGAGCTCGGAAATCCTTTCCATATGTCCGTAAATGCAATCTATTATGCCTTCAAAAGGTCTATCTAAATGACTATAGAGGCGGCAAAG
- the LOC130738552 gene encoding FBD-associated F-box protein At4g10400-like isoform X1, producing the protein MVDRISILPDTILSHILSFLSTKEAVATSVLSKTWYPQWRSVSTLDFEDLNYSRFLHSVYRVILARDHNQPIHKFRLRFIARHDIDATDIYVWVNAAVQRRVHHLELSILYQFHLTRFINLSAIFTCRTLVILKLNGLFLKPCSFSSIDLPLVKVLHLECVPFAERGVFGQLLYGCPVLEDIKTKSIVFINQITDRKFGILPKLVRADISMYNTNFLLVEAVKNVEFLRIHEMEHMHHRHDGGGKDPFVFPEFPNLTHIELIYNCYVYDWSQAVGLLKHCPKLQVLVINQLHIGEGLEDKEELVRARKSFPYVRKCNLLCLQKVYLNDYRGGKGEFQFARYIMRYGRSLESMTLCSDIPVNEQEKLKMLEKLSSCTRSSATCKLSFK; encoded by the exons ATGGTAGACAGAATTAGCATCTTACCAGATACAATCCTCAGTCACATTCTCTCATTTCTCTCAACAAAAGAAGCAGTTGCCACAAGCGTTCTCTCAAAAACATGGTACCCACAGTGGCGTTCAGTCTCCACTCTCGACTTCGAAGATCTCAACTATTCCCGATTTCTCCACTCGGTTTACAGAGTCATCCTCGCCAGAGATCACAACCAACCCATCCATAAATTCCGCCTCAGATTCATCGCTCGTCATGATATCGATGCTACTGATATCTACGTATGGGTTAATGCTGCGGTTCAACGCAGAGTTCACCACCTTGAACTTTCCATCCTCTATCAATTTCACCTTACACGATTCATCAACTTGTCTGCCATTTTCACTTGCAGAACTCTTGTGATTCTCAAGCTGAATGGGTTGTTTTTGAAACCGTGTTCGTTTTCCAGTATTGATCTTCCCTTGGTTAAAGTTCTGCATCTAGAATGTGTGCCTTTCGCGGAACGGGGAGTTTTCGGCCAGCTTCTTTATGGATGTCCTGTTCTTGAGGATATCAAAACAAAGAGTATAGTTTTTATTAACCAAATCACTGATAGGAAGTTTGGAATTTTACCTAAGTTGGTCAGAGCAGATATTTCAATGTACAATACTAATTTTTTACTCGTGGAGGCGGTTAAAAATGTCGAGTTTTTGCGAATACATGAG ATGGAGCATATGCACCACCGGCATGATGGCGGAGGTAAAGACCCCTTCGTTTTCCCAGAGTTTCCCAATTTGACCCATATTGAACTTATCTACAACTGCTATGTTTATGACTGGTCGCAGGCGGTGGGGTTGCTCAAGCATTGTCCCAAACTTCAAGTTCTTGTCATTAACCAG TTACATATAGGTGAGGGACTCGAAGACAAGGAAGAATTAGTACGAGCTCGGAAATCCTTTCCATATGTCCGTAAATGCAATCTATTATGCCTTCAAAAGGTCTATCTAAATGACTATAGAGGCGGCAAAGGTGAGTTTCAATTTGCAAGATATATTATGCGGTATGGAAGATCTTTAGAGAGTATGACATTATGCAGCGATATTCCTGTAAATGAACAGGAAAAACTTAAGATGTTAGAAAAATTATCCTCATGCACAAGGAGCTCTGCAACTTGTAAACTGTCCTTCAAGTGA